atggctcaattcaaaatgggatgaaaaaaataaaaaactatgcCTCTCCCGGTAAATATATCTGCAAAAGATAGGTCCCATGGAGCGGAAGTAGAAGGGCgtgactttggctctctatGGAAATGCAGAAGATGTCATACAAAAGGAACCCATGATTTTTATCTGAGTAAAAAGTTAAACTCCCACTATAACCAgactattttttatataaacactCCTATTGTGTCTACTGCTTTCCAACAATATATCAACTGCTAACATACCTGTGTTTTACTGGCTTTGCTGGTATGATCGTTCAGCTGCAGATTCTCAATGTCCAGAACATCTTTGATATCAGCTGGTCTACCGCCTCCTCCACCTGTGCTCCCTGGCGTAGACAcggacacacggacacacacttTACAGAGCTGGACTTCCTCTAGTTTGGATGTAGTATTTACAATGAGTCCGAAAATATTTGGAcagtgacatttctttttggtGCTTCGTCTGCACTTAAgcacatttgaaacatttacaTTCGACAAACAATGTAGGAAGGAAGGACTGATGGAaattttgttttatagtttCAAACACTACAAAAACCTCTGTGGTAACGACAGAATGCTCTGGACAGAGCCCAGTGACATCTATTAGAAACACTTTTCTGTGATGGCTGAgcattactgcgcagcctccaactgagcttgacgacataGATGTGACTTGAGTAAAGTGtgtgaaagttgtaagtcttctggtagctgtgccaagagaaatctcaatcattctgaatcttgcagagacgCAGAGTgcaggtatatgttaggagattacataggcacaggctaattattgcttactaaaatgctagttactattagtaattaaacctaaacagctaataaaagttaaaactgtctgtgagcttctcctgacaatacggtcaTTTGTCGACTATGTAACCCTTGGTGATGACACTCTCCACTTTTCTCCATTACTTTAACAAAAACGCCATTGTTGTGTTCTtaacaaataaacaatggacaaatagagtcacACTTGTGAAGTTATTGGCTGTCAAAGTgacttcaaaatgaatggcagtcaatggaacgGCAGGTGAGTGCTTGGTAGCATAAAATATGGCGCCAAGGGAGGCTGGCTTACCCCCTTGTTCTTTACCTGTTCGAGTCGCCCCATTTTTGATGCATTCTGGGACTCtcttccccccacccccccgccaATATAGTGCACTTTTAAATAATGAACTTTATCAGTTACCAGGCAAATAAAACAGTGACACATAACATGCCATTTGCCAAAAAACGGCCCGATAATCGTCCAGAGCCAATAATCGGTCTGTCCCTGTTAAGCGCCACCCAgaacagttgtgattggtttatagaaatacCAACAGGCCAGAGCATCCCTTCCCCTCCTCCAGAATAGATAAGAGGTGGAGTCAGACCATCTGCCAGCGCTGGCCCAGATAGGTCTGGCTATGCGAGACTACCTAAACTGTGACAGAAAAGGTACATTTGTTAAACTCACCCTGGCTGCTGTGGGGCAGCCTTGAGGGCAGGGTGCTGTAACCTCTCCAGTCTTGGGAGGTTGGGCCGTTGCCCGGTGGGAGCGGTGGCGCCAGGAGGGCGCTCTCCAGGTCCTGCTGGAACAGCTGGCGGGTGATGCGGGCTTGTCGGGCGGAGATCAGGTAGAGGTACGCCGTATCACCGTTCTTCTGCACCCCGTAGGAGGCCAGCGACCTCGGCTCGGTGCACAAGCACTGACCGATCACCCAGCGCTGCACGCGAGGATGGAAACCATACTCGAGAAACACCTGAAGAACGAGAGCGGCGGCCGTTAGTGAGTGAAAACCTACTGCAACGATTGCATTTTTGGGGTTAACTGACGATTTTCAAACCTGTTGCTTGAGCGCAGCCACGGTCATGTAAGGAAAGACTTTCACTGTGACACAACAGGATGACGAGACATCCTCCACTACCACAGAtaaactgaaacagatatattTATATGACACTATAAGTTGCAAAAACACAGAACCCGGAAGCAATAACTCCTCGGCCGGGAACTTTTCAATCCCCACCTGATCTCTCCGTCTGCGTAGTTCTTCTCAGACAGCTGAATCGTCAGCACTGCTTTCTGCCGAGCCAGAGCGGACGCGTGCTGTGAAGCCGCTTGGGTATCGCCTGCTTCAATCGCCCGGGCGAGTTCCAAGCACAGctcctctaaaaaaaaaaaaaaaaaagtgacgtTTTTCAGAACCCGCTCttaaacagagaaagaaaaaacacacgaagaaaaaaaaaccagaAGACACCCACCAGTGAGCGGCAGCGATGCGGCGCTCCACTGCTCCATGGCTGCTACTGTGTCCTCGTGTCTGCCATCTGATTCACATGTGTTAACATTTGCAACTGTCAGAGAGAGCAAAAAAGGAACTGTTGCAAAAGTGCTCTGATGATTCGGTTTCCAACACACacctatataattcaatgtttATTTGAACTGCACTTGGCTGAAAATGGCCCAATGTATATGTTATCAGTAAAAccctttaaagtgctcatgttatgcATTTTAGCTTCTCCTCCATTCCTTTCCATATTTTATAGTCATTTGAAATGAGAAACTTTACATACTCAGCCTTGATAGTTGAAACACTTTGTATCGTAATCTTATGTGGTTTTCTTTTGGAATaatggttatgtttattataaattcaaattcaatatTCAACATCCGtcctaaagaaaacacagtagGCCATAGAAAGAGCAGGTTGgggaataaagaaaaagaaatagtcaAACGGACCTCGCTGGGCCTCTCGGAGCGATGACATCACCACGGTGGCCCACTCTTCGGCCTCGCGGTCGCAGCGGAAGTTGAAGCGGATGCAGTCGTGAGGCGGAGCGGCGAGACGCATCTCGTGGCAGCGAGGGGATTTCACCTCGTACTGCACCGAGCGCAGGTCAAACTCTGCAAtaaactggggggggggggcaaaaacaaGTTCATCTTAAATAGGGCTGCCCAATATATATCGTCGTAgcaatatcaactggcacaAAATGCACATTGCAAAAGGCTGCGACATCGTGAGAGACACTACCCGATTCTTTGttagttaaaatgtaaaagccattatttttttagtggtgccttttatgttccattcaatgttcaatttgttcaataaaacaaggtttgaaatgatttccttttatttgtattgaattcaacaagcaatatgttgtattttagtccaatactgacagcagcagaaaggcagacCTGAGTACACTTATTAATTTATAACGTTAgcgcatattttcctcatatggtgcagccctaACATCAAATGGCTTGTCCTTCTGCAGGGACAGTTTGTAAGGAGAAATAAAAGGTTAAATGGAAATTATTACAATCAATAA
The window above is part of the Etheostoma cragini isolate CJK2018 chromosome 12, CSU_Ecrag_1.0, whole genome shotgun sequence genome. Proteins encoded here:
- the sharpin gene encoding ranBP-type and C3HC4-type zinc finger-containing protein 1 isoform X2 — its product is MALSSGGWAPPAPVPASSLQTACGGPALTPCCTTVLMSVRVSVCHSGIRPLCLPGAGSEALRLQLSMDPSRAGEFRLALRDTSGNRSVFIAEFDLRSVQYEVKSPRCHEMRLAAPPHDCIRFNFRCDREAEEWATVVMSSLREAQRVANVNTCESDGRHEDTVAAMEQWSAASLPLTEELCLELARAIEAGDTQAASQHASALARQKAVLTIQLSEKNYADGEISLSVVVEDVSSSCCVTVKVFPYMTVAALKQQVFLEYGFHPRVQRWVIGQCLCTEPRSLASYGVQKNGDTAYLYLISARQARITRQLFQQDLESALLAPPLPPGNGPTSQDWRGYSTLPSRLPHSSQGSTGGGGGRPADIKDVLDIENLQLNDHTSKASKTQTEWACPSCTFINKPSRPGCEICATARPDAHIQQEKGRREDRGEFGLSSS
- the sharpin gene encoding ranBP-type and C3HC4-type zinc finger-containing protein 1 isoform X1, yielding MALSSGGWAPPAPVPASSLQTACGGPALTPCCTTVLMSVRVSVCHSGIRPLCLPGAGSEALRLQLSMDPSRAGEFRLALRDTSGNRSVFIAEFDLRSVQYEVKSPRCHEMRLAAPPHDCIRFNFRCDREAEEWATVVMSSLREAQRVANVNTCESDGRHEDTVAAMEQWSAASLPLTEELCLELARAIEAGDTQAASQHASALARQKAVLTIQLSEKNYADGEISLSVVVEDVSSSCCVTVKVFPYMTVAALKQQVFLEYGFHPRVQRWVIGQCLCTEPRSLASYGVQKNGDTAYLYLISARQARITRQLFQQDLESALLAPPLPPGNGPTSQDWRGYSTLPSRLPHSSQGSTGGGGGRPADIKDVLDIENLQLNDHTSKASKTQQTEWACPSCTFINKPSRPGCEICATARPDAHIQQEKGRREDRGEFGLSSS